In Rhineura floridana isolate rRhiFlo1 chromosome 1, rRhiFlo1.hap2, whole genome shotgun sequence, the following proteins share a genomic window:
- the TCF24 gene encoding transcription factor 24 has translation MDYRNVSENCKELSVPCSDSNPLPSGVSGTDSLAAQRTATTLGRPAAANAARERSRVQTLRHAFLELQRTLPSVPPDTKLSKLDVLLLATTYIAHLTRSLQDEEELPGEGLGTLRGDGYLHPVKKWPMRSRLYIGATGQFLSHSTVQSENANQGETPANSQL, from the exons ATGGACTATAGAAATGTATCAGAGAACTGCAAGGAGCTCTCTGTGCCCTGCTCTGACTCCAATCCTTTGCCATCTGGTGTGTCTGGCACGGATTCCTTGGCTGCACAACGAACTGCAACAACCTTGGGGAGGCCAGCAGCTGCAAATGCTGCCCGAGAGCGCAGCCGAGTGCAGACTCTACGCCATGCTTTCCTGGAGCTGCAGAGAACCCTGCCCTCTGTGCCCCCTGACACCAAGCTCTCTAAGTTGGATGTGCTGCTCCTGGCCACCACCTACATTGCTCACCTTACCCGCAGCCTGCAGGATGAAGAAGAATTGCCTGGAGAGGGCCTGGGCACGCTAAGAGGAGATGGCTACCTGCATCCAGTTAAG AAATGGCCAATGCGATCAAGGCTATACATTGGAGCAACAGGGCAGTTTTTGAGTCACTCAACAGTGCAATCAGAAAATGCAAATCAAGGAGAAACGCCAGCAAATTCACAATTGTAA